One Mycolicibacterium fallax genomic window, TCGTGGTCGCCACCGACGCCCGGCACCGAACCTCGGTGCCCGGCGCCATCTTCCGCACCCCGCGGCACCGCCGCGAGGAGGCCGCCGCGATCGAGAAGGCCGCCGCGCTGCTGGGGTTCGTCGGCATCGCCGGCCGCGGCGAGGTCAAGGCCAAAAACCTGTCCTACGGGGACCAGCGCCGGCTGGAGATCGCCCGGGCGCTGGCCACCGAGCCGAAACTGCTGTGCCTGGACGAACCGGCCGCCGGGTTCAACCCGAGCGAGAAGGCCGCGCTGATCGACCTGATCCGGGCCATCCGCGACGCCGGCCACACCGTGCTGCTGATCGAACACGACATGCGGCTGGTGATGGGGGTGACCGACCGGATCGTGGTGCTGGAGTTCGGCCGCAAGATCGCCGAGGGCAGCCCCGAACAGATCCGCGCCGATCCGAAGGTGATCGCCGCCTACCTGGGGGTGCCCGATGACGAACTGCCCTGAGGCCCCGGTGCTGCTGGAGGTCCGCGACCTGGTCGTGCACTACGGCAAAATCGAGGCGCTGCACGGTGTTTCGCTGCAGGTGCGGGCCGGCGAACTGGTCACCCTGCTCGGCGCCAACGGCGCGGGCAAGACCACCATGATGCGGGCGATCTCCGGGCTGCGGCCGGCGACGTCGGGCTCGGTGTGGTTCGACGGCGTCGAGGTCACCCGGATCAAACCGCACAACCGGGTCATCGACGGGCTGATCCAGGCGCCCGAGGGCCGCGGCATCTTCCCCGGCATGACCATCGCGGAGAACCTCGAAATGGGTTGCTATGCCCGCAAATTCGACACCCGCGCCGAGCACGACGAGCGGCTGGACTGGGTGTACACCACCTTCCCGCGGCTGGCCGAGCGGCGCAGCCAGGTCGGCGGCACGCTGAGCGGGGGAGAGCAGCAGATGCTCGCCATCGGCCGCGCCCTGATGGCCCGGCCCCGGGTGCTGCTGCTCGATGAACCGTCGATGGGCCTGGCGCCGATGGTGATCGCGCAGATCTTCGCGATCATCTCCGAGATCAACGGCCAGGGCACCACGGTGCTGCTGGTGGAGCAGAACGCCCAGCAGGCGCTGAGCCGATCCGACCGGGCCTACATCCTGGAGACCGGGACGATCACCCGCACCGGCCCGGCGGCCGAACTGCTGCGCGACGACAGCGTTCGCGCGGCCTACCTCGGGGTGGCCTGAGCGGGTCCGTCGATCCGGAATCGCTTGAGCCGCGCGGTCGCCCCGCCGACCAGCTGCACCCGGCTCTTCGGCACCCCGAGATGCCCGGCGAGCAGCGCGATCACCGCCGCGTTGGCCTTGCCGTCGACGGCGCGTTCGGGCACGTACACGGTGAGCTCACCGTCCGGCCCGACCTCGACCAGCGGTCCCTTGCGGCTGCCCGGTTTGACCCGGACCGCCAGCGTCTCGGCCACCGCGGGGGCCGTCAGCGGGCGACGATGACCGACGAGCCGTGGCCGAACAGGCCCTGGTTGGCGGTGATCCCGACGGTCGCGCCCTCGACCTGGCGGCCGGTGGCCTGGCCGCGCAGCTGCCAGGTCAACTCGCAGACCTGGGCGATCGCCTGGGCCGGGATGGCCTCACCGAAGCAGGCCAGCCCGCCCGACGGGTTGACCGGAACCCGGCCGCCGAGCGTGGTCGCGCCGCTGCGCAGCAGCTGCTCGCCCTCGCCCTTGGCGCACAGGCCCAGGTGCTCGTACCAGTCGATCTCCAGCGCGGTGGACAGGTCGTAGACCTCGGCGCAGCTGACGTCCTCCGGGCCGATGCCGGCCTCGGCGTAGGCGGCGTCGAGGATCTGGTCCTTGAACACCCGGTCGCCGGCCGGCACCGCCGCGGTGGAATCGGTGGCGATGTCGGGCAGCTCGGGCAGGTGCTGCGGGTAGCGCGGGGTCACCGTCGACACCGCGCGCACCGACGGCACCCCGGCCAGGGAGCCCAGGTGCTTGGCCGCGAAGTCGGCGCTGGCCACGATCAGCGCGGCCGCGCCATCGGAGGTGGCGCAGATGTCCAGCTGGCGCAGCGGGTCGGAGACCACCGGGCTGGCCAGCACGTCGGCGACCGCGGATTCCCTGCGGTAGCGGGCATTTGGGTTGCTCAGCCCGTGCCGGGAGTTCTTCACCTTCACCTGGGCGAAGTCCTCGGAGGTGGCGCCGTACAGATCCATCCGGCGCCGGGCCAGCAGCGCGAAGTACACCGGGTTCATCGCCCCGATCAGGTGGAACCGCTGCCAGTCCGGGTCGTTCTTACGCTCACCGCCGACCGGGGCGAACGCGCCCTTGGGGGTGGTGTCGGCGCCGATCACCAGCGCCACGTCGCAGAACCCGGCCAGGATCTGGGCCCGGGCGCTCTGCAGCGCCTGCGAACCCGAGGCGCAGGCCGCGTACGAGGACGACACCGGAACCCCGTTCCAGCCCAGCTTCTGGGCGAACGTCGAACCGGCGATGAAGCCCGGGTAGCCGTTGCGGATGGTGTCCGCGCCGGCGATGAACTGGATCTGCTGTGCGTTCAGGCCGGCATCGGCCAGCGCGGCGCGGGCGGCGATCACCCCGTACTCGGTGAAGTCCCGGCCCCACTTGCCCCACGGGTGCATGCCCGCGCCGAGGATGTACAGCGGTTCGGTCATGCCGGGATCCTCCACACGTAGGTCAGCCGCTCGAACCCGGCCTCGTCGGTGTACAACCGCTCCAGCCCCAGCTCGAGCTCCATGCCGACCCGCAGGTCGGCGGCCAGGGTGCCCTCGGCGACCTTGGCCAGCACGATCAGGCCCTCGGCGGCCAGTTCGACCGCGGCGATGGCGAACGGCTGGAAGTCCTCGGGCGCCGGATACGGGGCCGGCGGCGGATAGCGGTTCTCGGTGTAGCTCCACACCGTGCCGCGCTGCGACAGCGCGACGAGCTCCAGCACGTCGGAGTCGCACGCCGGGTTGGGGCAGTTGTTGGCCCGCGGCGGGAAGACATAGGTCCCGCAGGCGGCGCATTTGCCGCCGGTCAGGTGGGGGTTTCCGGCGTCGTCGAACGCCCACCACCCCTCGATCGCCGGCAGGCTCTGCGGATCGGTTGCTCCTGGCACGTGGAACAGCCTAGCCCGACGCCGGGACGAAACTGAAACGTGTTCCAGTTCCGCGCTCGGGTGCCCTTCGCGCCGGGTGTCCGCGCCGATGCCTAAGGTTGATGGCTGTGAGCCCAGCACCCGACGCCGACCGGTCCACCCTGCTGCTGCTGGACGGCAACTCGCTGGCCTTCCGGGCCTTCTACGCGCTGCCCGCGGAGAACTTCCGGACCCGCGGCGGCCTGACCACCAACGCCGTCTACGGCTTCACCGCCATGCTGATCAACCTGCTGCGCGACGAGAAACCCGACCACGTCGCCGCCGCCTTCGACGTGTCCCGGCAGACCTTCCGCAAGGAGCGCTACCCGGAGTACAAGGAGGGCCGCTCGGCCACCCCCGACGAGTTCCGCGGCCAGATCGACATCACCAAGGAGGTGCTCGAGGCGCTGGGCATCACGGTGCTGGCCGAACCCGGCTACGAGGCCGACGACATCATCGCCACGCTGGCCACCCAGGCCCGCGCCGCCGGCCACCGGGTGCTGATCGTCACCGGCGACCGGGACGCGCTGCAGCTGGTCAGCGACGACGTGACCGTGCTGTACCCGATCAAGGGGGTCAGTGAGCTGACCCGGTTCACCCCCGAGGCGGTGGCGGCCAAGTACGGGCTGACCCCGGCGCAGTACCCGGACTTCGCCGCGCTGCGCGGCGACCCGAGTGACAACCTGCCCGGCATCCCGGGGGTCGGGGAGAAGACCGCCACCAAGTGGATCACCGAGTACGGCTCGCTGCAGCAGCTGATCGACCAGGCCGACACCGTGCGCGGCAAGGTCGGCGAGTCGCTGCGCGCCAACCTGCCCGCGGTGGTGCTCAACCGGGAACTGACCGAGCTGGTCAAGGATGTGCCGCTGGCCCAGACCCCGGACACCCTGGCGATCCGGCCGTGGGACCGCGACCAGATCCACCGGCTGTTCGACGACCTGGAGTTCCGGGTGCTGCGCGACCGGCTGTTCGACACCCTCTCGACCGCCCAGCCGGAGGCCGAGGAGGGCTTCGAGCTGCGCGGCGCGGCGCTGGAGCCCGGCGGCGTCGCCGACTGGCTGGCCGCCCAAGCCGCCGACGGCACCCGTACCGGGCTGGCGGTGACCGGCACGCACCGCACCTTCGACGCCGACGCCACCGCGCTGGCGATCGCCACCTCCGGCGGTGACGCGTGCTACCTGGACACCGCGCTGCTCACCCCCGACGACGACGCCGCGCTGGGCCGCTGGCTGGCGGCGGCCGACCAGCCCAAGGCGCTGCACGAGGCCAAGCTGGCCCGCCACGACCTGGCCGGCCGCGGCTGGCGGCTCGACGGCGTCACCTCCGACACCGCGCTGGCCGCCTACCTGGTGCGTCCCGGCCAGCGCAGCTTCGCCCTCGACGACCTGTCGGTGCGCTACCTGGGCCGCGAACTGCGCGCCGAGGATCCCGGGCAGCAGCAGCTCTCGCTGCTCGACGACACCGACGGCGCCGACGAGCAGGCCGCGGCGACCCTGATGCTGCGGGCCCGCGCCGTCGTCGACCTGGCCGACGCGCTGGACACCGAGCTGGCCAAGATCGACGAGTCCAACCTGCTCACCGAGATGGAACTGCCGGTGCAGACCGCGCTGGCCGAGATGGAGGCCGTCGGCATCGCGGTGGACCTGGACCGGCTGTCCGGGCTGCAGTCCCGGTTCGCCGACGAGATCCGCGACGCCGCCGAGGCCGCCTACGCGGTGATCGGCAAGCAGATCAACCTCGGATCGCCCAAGCAGCTGCAGGTGGTGCTGTTCGACGAGCTGGAGATGCCCAAGACCAAGAAGACCAAGACCGGCTACACCACCGACGCCGACGCGCTGGCCGCGCTGCTGGACAAGACCGGGCATCCCTTCCTGCAGCACCTGCTCACCCACCGCGACGTCACCCGGCTCAAGGTCACGGTGGACGGGCTGCTCAACGCGGTGGCCGCCGACGACCGCATCCACACCACCTTCAACCAGACCATCGCGGCCACCGGCCGGCTGTCCTCCACCGACCCGAACCTGCAGAACATCCCGGTCCGCACCGACGCGGGCCGCCAGATCCGCGACGCGTTCGTGGTCGGCGACGGCTACGCCGAGCTGATGACCGCGGACTACAGCCAGATCGAGATGCGGATCATGGCGCACCTGTCCGGTGACGCCGGCCTGATCGAGGCGTTCAACACCGGCGAGGACCTGCACTCCTTCGTCGGATCGCGGGCCTTCGGGGTGCCGATCGACGAGGTCACCCCCGAGCTGCGCCGCCGGGTCAAGGCGATGTCCTACGGGCTGGCCTACGGGCTGAGCGCCTACGGTCTGGCCGCCCAGCTGAAGATCTCCACCGAGGAGGCCAAGGAGCAGATGGAGGCGTACTTCGCCCGGTTCGGCGGCGTGCGCGACTACCTGCAGGCCGTCGTCGAGCAGGCCCGCAAGGACGGCTACACCTCGACCGTGCTGGGCCGGCGGCGCTACCTGCCGGAACTCAACAGCAGCAACCGGCAGGTCCGCGAGGCCGCCGAGCGAGCGGCGCTCAACGCCCCGATCCAGGGCAGCGCCGCCGACCTGATCAAGGTGGCGATGATCGAGGTGGACCGCGGGCTGCGGTCGGCCGGCCTGACCTCCCGGATGCTGCTGCAGGTGCACGACGAGCTGGTGCTGGAGATCGCCGACGGCGAGCGGGACACCGTGGCGGCACTGGTCCGGGACAAGATGGGCGGCGCCTATCCGCTCGACGTTCCGCTGGAGGTGTCGGTGGGCTACGGCCGGTCCTGGGACGCCGCCGCGCACTGAGCACCGAATGCCGAGCGGGTCAGGCCAGGTTGACCAGCGCCACGTAGGCCAGCGTGCCCAGCCCGACGCTGAGCAGGGTGCGCCGGCCCAGGCCCAGGTGCACGGCCACCGTGACGGCCACCGCCACCAGTGCCTTCCCCGGGTTCCCCGGGTCGCCGGAGGCGCTGCCGACGAACGTCGCGGCCGCCAGGATCGCCAGCAGGCCGGCCGGCATCCACGCCACCATGGCCGCGACAAACCGCGAGCCGCGCAGTGGTTTGAGGATCAGAAACGGCACGGCTCGCAGCGCGAAGGTGATGCCGAAGCCGATCGCCAGCACGGCGAGCAGATAGCCGGTGTCAGGCATCGGCGGGCTCCGCCGCGCCGCGGCCCCGGGTGAACAGGTACCGCAGCACCAGCGCGCCGACGAAGCCGAGCAGCCCGGCGAACAGCGCGGAGTCCGGCACCAGCAGCAGCGCGGTGCTGAACGACAACCCGGCCAGCAGCAGCGACGGCAGCTGCCGCCGGCCGCGGCAGGCGTCCAGGGTCAGGGTGACGAACAGCGCGCACAGCGCGAAGTCCAGACCCTCGATCCGGCCGGGCAGCAGCGCCCCGGCCAGCACGCCGGCCAGCCCGCCGCCGACCCAGTAGCACTGCAGCGCGGCCTGCATGGCCAGCAGCCGCGGCGCGGTCCAGCCGCGCGGATTTACCGCGGTGATCGCGTAGGCCTCGTCGATCAGCGCGTACACCGAGTACAGCCGGGCCGCCGGGTTGCGCACCACCGGCAGCGGGAAGGAGAACGCGTAGAAGACGTGCCGAAAGTTCACCAGGAAGGTGGCCAGCGCGATCGCCACCAGCGAGGTGCCCGCGCTGACCAGGCTGACCAGCAGCAGCTCCATCGACCCGGCGAACACCGCCACCGACAGCGCCGGGGCCAGCCACCACGGCAGCCCGGCCTGGGCGACCAGCAGGCCGAAGGCGACGCCGATCGGGAACAGTCCGAGACCGGCCGCCAGTGACACCCGCAGGCCGGCCAGTGCCTCGGCGCGTCGGGACGGGGGCTCGGCCACGGTGGCCATCATCGGGCACGCCGGGGGGCTCGGTCACACTGAGGGGTATGGCCGACACCGACGACGTCTTCACCGAGGCGCTGCAGCTGACCGGAACCGATTCCCCGCACCGGGTGACCGGGCACACCCACCCGGCCTGGGCGAACATGGTCGGGCCGTTCGGCGGGATCACCGCCGCCGTGCTGCTGCGGGCCATCGAGCAGCACCCGGACCGGCTCGGGGACCCGCTGGCACTGACCGTCAACTACCTGGCCCCGATCGCCGACGGCCCCTACCAGCTGAGCCTGAACCCGGTGCGGACCAACCGGACCAACCAGCACTGGATCGTCGAGCTGAGCCAAGACGGTGAGCCCAAGACCACCGCCACCGCCATCTTCGGCAGCCACCGCGACACCTGGGGTGACACCGAGGCCGGGCCGCCGCCGGCACCCGCGCCGGAGACCGTCCAGCCGCGCGGCACCGGCTTTCCGACCTGGCTGTCGCGCTATGACATGCGGATGGTGGCCGGCGAGCTGCCGGAGGTCGAAGGGCAGCAGGCGGCGTCCTCGACCAGCACGCTCTGGGTGCGCGACGCGGCCGGGCGCGCGCTGGACTACGCCGGACTGGCCGCCCTGTCGGACATCTTCTACCCGCGCATCTACCTGCGCACCGGGCGGCTGATCCCCGCCGGCACGATCACCCTGACCACCTACTTCCACGCCGGCGGCGCCGAGCTGGCCGCCGTCGGCGGGGACTTCCTGCTGGCCACGGCGGCGGCCCGGCGGTTCTCCCGCGGCTTCTTCGACCAGACCGCGACGCTGTGGAGCCGCGACGGCGTGCTGCTGGCGACCAGCGACCAGTTGGTGTACTTCAAGGGCTGAGCCGCGCCCTACCCTGGACCGGTGAGTGACACCGATCGGCCGGCCCGGGTGCCGCTGCTGCTGCGGAACATGGTGCTGCTGGTCTCGTCGCTGTACCAGCTGGTGCCGGCCCGGCTCACCGACCTGTTCGCGGTGCTGATGGCCCGGCTGGCCTACTGGAAGGGGCACCCGCTGCACGCCCGGGTGCTGCAGGACTTCCGCGACAACGTCGACCCGACCGCGCAGCACTCGTCGCGCAAATGGCGCCCGGTGCGGGCGATGTACCGGGCCCTGGTGCGCAACGCCAACGACGCGCTGTGGTTCCTGACCGCGTCGCGGGCCGCGGCGCTCCGCCGGTTCCGGATCGCCGACCCGTCGCCGCTGGTCAAGGCACTGGAGGCCGGCGCGGGCCGCGGCGCGGTGGTGGTCTTCCCGCACCTGGGCTCCTACGCGTCGCTGCCGGTGGTGCTGGCGCTCAACGGGTTCCCGACCACGATCGTGGCGAACCGGCAGCCCGGCCCGATGCAGTGGGTGATGGACCGCGGCGCCCGCAAGGCCGGCCTGGAGCTCGTCGTCGTCGACCGCACCCGGGGCGTCAGCGTCACCGCCGCGACCCGGTGCTCGGTGCGGTGATCCCGGTATCCCAGGACGCCGCGGTGCAGGTGCTGTCCCAGCAGATCGCCGACGCGATGGGGGAGTTCATCGAGCGCCGGCCCGAGCAGTGGGTGATGCCCGGCGGACTGGTCTCCGATTCGCTGGGCCGCCGGGGACCGGGTTTGTCCAGCGTGTGACACCTCGAGTACCCTCAGGAGGTACCTGCGCGTGCTCTGGCACGCGTGGGCGCCAATGAAACTCACCCGTCCCTTCGATTAGACCTGTCCGGAGCAACCCACCACATGCCAAGCCCCTCCGTCACCTCGCCGCAAGTAGCCGTCAACGACATCGGCTCGGCCGAGGACTTTCTCGCCGCCATCGACAAGACCATCAAGTACTTCAACGATGGCGACATCGTTGAGGGCACCATCGTCAAGGTTGACCGTGACGAGGTCCTGCTCGACATCGGTTACAAGACCGAAGGCGTCATTCCTTCCCGTGAGCTGTCCATCAAGCACGACGTCGACCCCCACGAGGTGGTGTCCGTCGGTGACGAGGTGGAAGCCCTGGTCCTCACCAAGGAGGACAAGGAAGGCCGCCTGATCCTGTCCAAGAAGCGCGCTCAGTACGAGCGGGCCTGGGGCACCATCGAAGAGCTCAAGGAAAAGGACGAGGCCGTCAAGGGCACCGTCATCGAGGTCGTCAAGGGCGGCCTGATCCTCGACATCGGCCTGCGCGGCTTCCTGCCCGCGTCCCTGGTCGAGATGCGTCGGGTCCGCGATCTGCAGCCGTACATCGGCAAGGAGATCGAGGCCAAGATCATCGAGCTCGACAAGAACCGCAACAACGTGGTGCTGTCCCGCCGCGCCTGGC contains:
- a CDS encoding ABC transporter ATP-binding protein, which codes for MSGEILLQASDLTVKFGGLTALDGVSFDIRRGEILGLIGPNGAGKTTCFNALTGVYRPSAGTVSFDGARLGRIKRHTITGRGIARTFQNIRLWGEMTALENVVVATDARHRTSVPGAIFRTPRHRREEAAAIEKAAALLGFVGIAGRGEVKAKNLSYGDQRRLEIARALATEPKLLCLDEPAAGFNPSEKAALIDLIRAIRDAGHTVLLIEHDMRLVMGVTDRIVVLEFGRKIAEGSPEQIRADPKVIAAYLGVPDDELP
- a CDS encoding thioesterase family protein; its protein translation is MADTDDVFTEALQLTGTDSPHRVTGHTHPAWANMVGPFGGITAAVLLRAIEQHPDRLGDPLALTVNYLAPIADGPYQLSLNPVRTNRTNQHWIVELSQDGEPKTTATAIFGSHRDTWGDTEAGPPPAPAPETVQPRGTGFPTWLSRYDMRMVAGELPEVEGQQAASSTSTLWVRDAAGRALDYAGLAALSDIFYPRIYLRTGRLIPAGTITLTTYFHAGGAELAAVGGDFLLATAAARRFSRGFFDQTATLWSRDGVLLATSDQLVYFKG
- a CDS encoding AzlC family ABC transporter permease, producing the protein MATVAEPPSRRAEALAGLRVSLAAGLGLFPIGVAFGLLVAQAGLPWWLAPALSVAVFAGSMELLLVSLVSAGTSLVAIALATFLVNFRHVFYAFSFPLPVVRNPAARLYSVYALIDEAYAITAVNPRGWTAPRLLAMQAALQCYWVGGGLAGVLAGALLPGRIEGLDFALCALFVTLTLDACRGRRQLPSLLLAGLSFSTALLLVPDSALFAGLLGFVGALVLRYLFTRGRGAAEPADA
- a CDS encoding DUF167 domain-containing protein; this encodes MAETLAVRVKPGSRKGPLVEVGPDGELTVYVPERAVDGKANAAVIALLAGHLGVPKSRVQLVGGATARLKRFRIDGPAQATPR
- a CDS encoding lipid-transfer protein produces the protein MTEPLYILGAGMHPWGKWGRDFTEYGVIAARAALADAGLNAQQIQFIAGADTIRNGYPGFIAGSTFAQKLGWNGVPVSSSYAACASGSQALQSARAQILAGFCDVALVIGADTTPKGAFAPVGGERKNDPDWQRFHLIGAMNPVYFALLARRRMDLYGATSEDFAQVKVKNSRHGLSNPNARYRRESAVADVLASPVVSDPLRQLDICATSDGAAALIVASADFAAKHLGSLAGVPSVRAVSTVTPRYPQHLPELPDIATDSTAAVPAGDRVFKDQILDAAYAEAGIGPEDVSCAEVYDLSTALEIDWYEHLGLCAKGEGEQLLRSGATTLGGRVPVNPSGGLACFGEAIPAQAIAQVCELTWQLRGQATGRQVEGATVGITANQGLFGHGSSVIVAR
- a CDS encoding AzlD domain-containing protein; its protein translation is MPDTGYLLAVLAIGFGITFALRAVPFLILKPLRGSRFVAAMVAWMPAGLLAILAAATFVGSASGDPGNPGKALVAVAVTVAVHLGLGRRTLLSVGLGTLAYVALVNLA
- a CDS encoding Zn-ribbon domain-containing OB-fold protein, producing the protein MPGATDPQSLPAIEGWWAFDDAGNPHLTGGKCAACGTYVFPPRANNCPNPACDSDVLELVALSQRGTVWSYTENRYPPPAPYPAPEDFQPFAIAAVELAAEGLIVLAKVAEGTLAADLRVGMELELGLERLYTDEAGFERLTYVWRIPA
- the polA gene encoding DNA polymerase I, with the translated sequence MAVSPAPDADRSTLLLLDGNSLAFRAFYALPAENFRTRGGLTTNAVYGFTAMLINLLRDEKPDHVAAAFDVSRQTFRKERYPEYKEGRSATPDEFRGQIDITKEVLEALGITVLAEPGYEADDIIATLATQARAAGHRVLIVTGDRDALQLVSDDVTVLYPIKGVSELTRFTPEAVAAKYGLTPAQYPDFAALRGDPSDNLPGIPGVGEKTATKWITEYGSLQQLIDQADTVRGKVGESLRANLPAVVLNRELTELVKDVPLAQTPDTLAIRPWDRDQIHRLFDDLEFRVLRDRLFDTLSTAQPEAEEGFELRGAALEPGGVADWLAAQAADGTRTGLAVTGTHRTFDADATALAIATSGGDACYLDTALLTPDDDAALGRWLAAADQPKALHEAKLARHDLAGRGWRLDGVTSDTALAAYLVRPGQRSFALDDLSVRYLGRELRAEDPGQQQLSLLDDTDGADEQAAATLMLRARAVVDLADALDTELAKIDESNLLTEMELPVQTALAEMEAVGIAVDLDRLSGLQSRFADEIRDAAEAAYAVIGKQINLGSPKQLQVVLFDELEMPKTKKTKTGYTTDADALAALLDKTGHPFLQHLLTHRDVTRLKVTVDGLLNAVAADDRIHTTFNQTIAATGRLSSTDPNLQNIPVRTDAGRQIRDAFVVGDGYAELMTADYSQIEMRIMAHLSGDAGLIEAFNTGEDLHSFVGSRAFGVPIDEVTPELRRRVKAMSYGLAYGLSAYGLAAQLKISTEEAKEQMEAYFARFGGVRDYLQAVVEQARKDGYTSTVLGRRRYLPELNSSNRQVREAAERAALNAPIQGSAADLIKVAMIEVDRGLRSAGLTSRMLLQVHDELVLEIADGERDTVAALVRDKMGGAYPLDVPLEVSVGYGRSWDAAAH
- a CDS encoding ABC transporter ATP-binding protein — encoded protein: MTNCPEAPVLLEVRDLVVHYGKIEALHGVSLQVRAGELVTLLGANGAGKTTMMRAISGLRPATSGSVWFDGVEVTRIKPHNRVIDGLIQAPEGRGIFPGMTIAENLEMGCYARKFDTRAEHDERLDWVYTTFPRLAERRSQVGGTLSGGEQQMLAIGRALMARPRVLLLDEPSMGLAPMVIAQIFAIISEINGQGTTVLLVEQNAQQALSRSDRAYILETGTITRTGPAAELLRDDSVRAAYLGVA